One part of the Arabidopsis thaliana chromosome 1 sequence genome encodes these proteins:
- a CDS encoding transport/golgi organization-like protein (DUF833) — MGIVAFQWGEGENTLTLLQNRENWQLRSIRKAEWVKTETDQILSGRCPETDGTWLGISTRGRVAFLVEAGTINRDRFNGAESRTLEFLESNESPEDFAKSSAADYIRNKNTAAFHLIVADIASNSMLYISKPRFSDYGIVYTEPVGPGVHTLSSAGLDSDVGYRDLRMRHSFCEMINRERLPPIRDIAEIMYDPVKAYESVLLSSIFFVDMKIGYEHYGTRITTALVVKRTKEVLFFERYREIFNDDWDDHDFAFTII; from the exons atggggATCGTAGCATTCCAATGGGGAGAGGGAGAAAACACACTGACGCTGCTGCAGAACAGAGAGAACTGGCAATTAAG GTCAATAAGAAAGGCGGAATGGGTTAAAACTGAAACTGACCAGATATTAAGTGGTCGTTGCCCAGAGACCGATGGGACGTGGTTAGGTATTTCTACTCGAGGCCGAGTCGCTTTTCTTGTGGAGGCAGGGACTATTAACAGAGACAGATTCAACGGCGCCGAGAGTCGTACTCTTGAGTTCTTAGAG AGCAACGAGAGTCCAGAGGACTTTGCAAAGTCATCGGCTGCAGATTACATACGTAACAAGAACACAGCCGCCTTTCATCTAATTGTGGCCGACATAGCTTCAAACTCAATGCTTTATATCTCCAAACCGCGTTTCTCTGACTATGGCATTGTCTATACAGAGCCTGTTGGTCCTGGTGTTCACACACTATCTTCAGCTGGACTCGATTCCGACGTTGGATACAGG GACTTACGTATGAGACACTCTTTTTGTGAGATGATTAACAGAGAACGACTACCACCAATAAGGGACATTGCTGAGATTATGTATGATCCAGTCAAAGCTTACGAAAGCGTGCTACTGAGCTCTATTTTTTTCGTCGACATGAAG aTTGGATACGAACACTATGGAACAAGAATTACGACAGCATTGGTTGTGAAACGCACCAAGGAagtgttgttctttgagagGTACAGGGAGATATTTAATGATGATTGGGACGACCACGACTTCGCGTTCACCATCATCTAG
- a CDS encoding transport/golgi organization-like protein (DUF833) (Protein of unknown function (DUF833); CONTAINS InterPro DOMAIN/s: Protein of unknown function DUF833 (InterPro:IPR008551); BEST Arabidopsis thaliana protein match is: Protein of unknown function (DUF833) (TAIR:AT1G20730.1); Has 322 Blast hits to 322 proteins in 133 species: Archae - 0; Bacteria - 194; Metazoa - 18; Fungi - 2; Plants - 74; Viruses - 0; Other Eukaryotes - 34 (source: NCBI BLink).), which yields MGRGRKHTDAAAEQRELAIKANIVDEPFSVSAIDRSIRKAEWVKTETDQILSGRCPETDGTWLGISTRGRVAFLVEAGTINRDRFNGAESRTLEFLESNESPEDFAKSSAADYIRNKNTAAFHLIVADIASNSMLYISKPRFSDYGIVYTEPVGPGVHTLSSAGLDSDVGYRDLRMRHSFCEMINRERLPPIRDIAEIMYDPVKAYESVLLSSIFFVDMKIGYEHYGTRITTALVVKRTKEVLFFERYREIFNDDWDDHDFAFTII from the exons ATGGGGAGAGGGAGAAAACACACTGACGCTGCTGCAGAACAGAGAGAACTGGCAATTAAGGCAA ACATTGTTGATGAACCTTTTTCTGTATCGGCGATTGATAGGTCAATAAGAAAGGCGGAATGGGTTAAAACTGAAACTGACCAGATATTAAGTGGTCGTTGCCCAGAGACCGATGGGACGTGGTTAGGTATTTCTACTCGAGGCCGAGTCGCTTTTCTTGTGGAGGCAGGGACTATTAACAGAGACAGATTCAACGGCGCCGAGAGTCGTACTCTTGAGTTCTTAGAG AGCAACGAGAGTCCAGAGGACTTTGCAAAGTCATCGGCTGCAGATTACATACGTAACAAGAACACAGCCGCCTTTCATCTAATTGTGGCCGACATAGCTTCAAACTCAATGCTTTATATCTCCAAACCGCGTTTCTCTGACTATGGCATTGTCTATACAGAGCCTGTTGGTCCTGGTGTTCACACACTATCTTCAGCTGGACTCGATTCCGACGTTGGATACAGG GACTTACGTATGAGACACTCTTTTTGTGAGATGATTAACAGAGAACGACTACCACCAATAAGGGACATTGCTGAGATTATGTATGATCCAGTCAAAGCTTACGAAAGCGTGCTACTGAGCTCTATTTTTTTCGTCGACATGAAG aTTGGATACGAACACTATGGAACAAGAATTACGACAGCATTGGTTGTGAAACGCACCAAGGAagtgttgttctttgagagGTACAGGGAGATATTTAATGATGATTGGGACGACCACGACTTCGCGTTCACCATCATCTAG